A part of Rhodamnia argentea isolate NSW1041297 chromosome 8, ASM2092103v1, whole genome shotgun sequence genomic DNA contains:
- the LOC115737966 gene encoding probable nucleoside diphosphate kinase 5 isoform X1, whose translation MIQCCQCYKLQMTVRLTPFLTRSLFFSFFIFLVLSVTRSSGGEAQIERTLAIIKPDGLFGNHTDAVKKIILESGFRILKEKIVQLDQESAASFYAEHSARSFFHSLVQYMTSGPVLVMVLERDDAVSGWRTLIGPTDAIKAKITHPQSIRAMCGTDAEKNCVHGSDSSQSAQREISFFFDSMPSGLQDIEHDEL comes from the exons ATGATTCAGTGTTGTCAATG TTATAAGCTCCAGATGACGGTCCGTTTGACTCCGTTCCTGACGAGATCGctgttcttctccttcttcatcttcctcgtgTTGTCTGTAACCAG GTCTTCTGGCGGTGAAGCACAAATTGAGAGAACATTGGCTATCATAAAACCAGACGGATTGTTCGGCAACCACACAGATGCTGTAAAGAAGATTATTTTGGAGTCTGGCTTCAGAATCTTGAAGGAAAAGATTGTTCAGTTAGATCAAGAAAGTGCAGCAAGCTTTTATGCTGAGCACTCCGCAAGGAGCTTCTTTCACAGCCTCGTCCAATACATGACTAG TGGTCCAGTGTTGGTTATGGTTTTGGAAAGGGATGATGCTGTTTCTGGCTGGCGTACTTTGATTGGGCCAACAGATGCAATCAAAGCTAAAATCACTCACCCTCAAAG CATCAGAGCAATGTGTGGGACCGATGCTGAGAAGAATTGTGTTCACGGTTCCGATTCATCTCAATCAGCCCAACGAGAgatatcttttttctttgactCTATGCCTTCAG GGCTGCAAGATATTGAACATGATGAACTGTAG
- the LOC115737966 gene encoding probable nucleoside diphosphate kinase 5 isoform X2: MANYCYKLQMTVRLTPFLTRSLFFSFFIFLVLSVTRSSGGEAQIERTLAIIKPDGLFGNHTDAVKKIILESGFRILKEKIVQLDQESAASFYAEHSARSFFHSLVQYMTSGPVLVMVLERDDAVSGWRTLIGPTDAIKAKITHPQSIRAMCGTDAEKNCVHGSDSSQSAQREISFFFDSMPSGLQDIEHDEL; the protein is encoded by the exons ATGGCGAACTACTG TTATAAGCTCCAGATGACGGTCCGTTTGACTCCGTTCCTGACGAGATCGctgttcttctccttcttcatcttcctcgtgTTGTCTGTAACCAG GTCTTCTGGCGGTGAAGCACAAATTGAGAGAACATTGGCTATCATAAAACCAGACGGATTGTTCGGCAACCACACAGATGCTGTAAAGAAGATTATTTTGGAGTCTGGCTTCAGAATCTTGAAGGAAAAGATTGTTCAGTTAGATCAAGAAAGTGCAGCAAGCTTTTATGCTGAGCACTCCGCAAGGAGCTTCTTTCACAGCCTCGTCCAATACATGACTAG TGGTCCAGTGTTGGTTATGGTTTTGGAAAGGGATGATGCTGTTTCTGGCTGGCGTACTTTGATTGGGCCAACAGATGCAATCAAAGCTAAAATCACTCACCCTCAAAG CATCAGAGCAATGTGTGGGACCGATGCTGAGAAGAATTGTGTTCACGGTTCCGATTCATCTCAATCAGCCCAACGAGAgatatcttttttctttgactCTATGCCTTCAG GGCTGCAAGATATTGAACATGATGAACTGTAG
- the LOC115737965 gene encoding protein NEGATIVE GRAVITROPIC RESPONSE OF ROOTS, whose amino-acid sequence MKLFSWVQNKLSGAKGNAKPEPVPSNRYPHVKQEPREEFSDWPQGLLAIGTFGKSDLGENQESQNNLQEINHESQNNLQENQSSSPDLSDFTSEEVGKLQKALTKLLSRKPSTKVERETTDLPLDRFLNCPSSLEVDRRISSSLCSEPGDREEDIERTISIIIGKCKEICADNSKKAIGKKSISFLLKKMFVCRSGFAPGPSLRDPLPESRMEKLLRTLLRKKMYPQNTSRASSMKRCLEDKPISRAEKEKQEEADEGSKWDKTDSEYIVLEI is encoded by the exons ATGAAG CTTTTCAGTTGGGTGCAGAACAAGTTAAGTGGTGCAAAAGGGAATGCAAAACCAGAACCAGTTCCCTCCAATAGAT ATCCTCATGTGAAACAAGAACCAAGAGAAGAATTCAGCGACTGGCCACAGGGATTGCTGGCAATTGGAACTTTTGGGAAGAGTGATCTGGGAGAAAACCAGGAAAGCCAAAACAATCTTCAGGAAATTAACCACGAAAGCCAAAACAATCTTCAGGAAAATCAGTCTTCCTCGCCCGATTTATCAGACTTCACCTCTGAAGAAGTGGGGAAGTTACAGAAAGCTTTGACCAAACTCTTGTCCCGTAAACCGTCCACTAAAGTTGAAAGAGAAACCACGGATCTGCCACTGGACAGGTTCCTAAACTGCCCATCAAGCTTGGAGGTCGACAGGCGGATTAGTAGCTCCTTGTGCAGCGAGCCAGGGGATAGGGAGGAGGACATTGAGCGGACTATAAGTATTATCATTGGTAAATGCAAGGAGATTTGTGCAGATAATAGCAAGAAAGCAATAGGGAAAAAGTCCATTTCGTTCCTTCTTAAGAAGATGTTCGTTTGCAGAAGCGGATTTGCACCGGGGCCTAGCTTGAGAGACCCGCTCCCCGAGTCAAGAATGGAGAAG CTTCTGAGGACATTGCTTCGCAAGAAAATGTACCCGCAAAATACTTCTCGGGCATCGTCAATGAAGAGGTGCTTAGAGGACAAGCCGATCTCGAGAGCGGAGAAAGAAAAGCAGGAGGAAGCAGATGAAGGCTCTAAATGGGACAAGACAGATTCTGAAT ATATTGTCCTGGAGATTTGA
- the LOC115737968 gene encoding sm-like protein LSM1B, whose amino-acid sequence MSWASPEDIYLSTSLASYLDRKLLVLLRDGRKLLGVLRSFDQFANAVLEGACERAIVGDLYCDIPLGLYVIRGENVVLIGELDVEKEELPSHMRRVSTEEIRRAQKAEREASDLKGTMRKRMEFLDLD is encoded by the exons ATGTCGTGGGCAAGCCCTGAAGACATTTACTTGTCCACTTCTCTTGCCAGCTATCTTGACA GGAAGCTTCTCGTGCTGCTGCGAGATGGTCGAAAGCTGTTGGGTGTACTTCGTTCGTTTGATCAATTTG CAAATGCTGTTCTAGAGGGCGCTTGTGAAAGAGCTATTGTTGGTGACCTGTACTGTGACATCCCTTTAGGTCTTTATGTAATTCGTGGGGAGAATGTagttttaatcggtgaactg GACGTCGAAAAAGAGGAACTTCCCTCGCATATGAGACGGGTTTCAACAGAGGAAATTAGAAGG GCGCAGAAGGCAGAAAGGGAGGCTTCAGACCTTAAAGGTACCATGAGGAAACGAATGGAGTTCTTGGATCTGGATTAA
- the LOC115737963 gene encoding pollen receptor-like kinase 3, whose product MVAARLLGWSLVVLSIVLILSPMTRSVSQSEALLKLKRSFANSEALESWVPSSDPCGNEDSWVGVVCYNGIVTGLRLGKMSLSGKIDVDAMTEIAGLRSISFVNNSFSGSIPEFNRLGALKAIYISGNQFSGEIPADYFSNMGSLKKLWLSNNKFTGEIPSSVARLTHLLELHLEDNEFGGAIPSLDAPALVSLDLSNNQLEGKIPPSLSKFDVSSFAGNSGLCGEKLGKECPKAVEQPPAATDTTSAGGPRGDRVSGNDQHDGSADGQREIIIVLIALGVVLLTMVICLIIRTRRRAKVQHDFNVLGKENVNDSIQNVVLGTEKKEAQLSRKGTGSSCNSPAPNPAKGSTALELVLLSNEKGAFGMGDLMRAAAEVLGNGGFGSSYKAVMANGVTVVVKRIRETAGGGKSMDEFDAEMRKLGRLKHPNILTPLAYHYRKDEKLLVCEYVPKGSLLYLLHGDRGPSHGDLNWPVRLKIIKGIAKGIGFLHDELSTSGLPHGNLKSSNILLNSEYEPLLADYGFSSLLGTSHVSHALFAFKAPEAAQFGGISPKCDVYCLGVVILEMLTGKFPSQYLTNGKGGTDVIEWVRSAISDGREAKLFDPEIVNSTNSFPEMEKLLHIGKACTETNPEQRLDMREAIRRIEEIQMEEGAESRTIDVPPPVHVLS is encoded by the exons ATGGTCGCTGCACGCCTTCTCGGGTGGTCCCTGGTCGTCCTGTCCATCGTCCTGATCCTGTCTCCGATGACACGTTCTGTGTCGCAATCCGAGGCGCTGCTCAAGCTGAAGAGGTCGTTCGCAAATTCTGAAGCTCTGGAATCTTGGGTGCCTAGTTCGGATCCTTGCGGCAACGAGGACTCTTGGGTCGGAGTCGTTTGCTATAACGGGATAGTCACGGGCCTGCGGCTCGGGAAGATGAGTCTGTCAGGGAAGATTGATGTCGATGCAATGACTGAAATCGCAGGCCTGAGATCTATTAGCTTTGTGAACAACTCCTTTTCAGGTTCGATTCCAGAGTTCAACCGTCTCGGCGCCCTCAAGGCCATTTACATTTCTGGAAATCAATTCTCAGGTGAGATCCCGGCAGACTATTTCTCCAACATGGGGTCTCTGAAGAAATTGTGGCTTTCTAACAATAAGTTCACTGGGGAAATCCCGTCGTCTGTGGCCCGCCTAACCCATCTCCTGGAATTACACCTCGAAGACAACGAATTCGGTGGCGCTATTCCCTCTTTGGATGCACCAGCGTTGGTGTCGCTCGATTTGTCGAACAATCAGTTAGAAGGGAAAATTCCTCCAAGCCTATCGAAGTTTGACGTGAGTTCGTTCGCTGGAAATTCCGGCCTCTGCGGGGAAAAGTTGGGTAAAGAGTGTCCAAAGGCAGTTGAGCAGCCGCCTGCGGCAACAGATACAACTAGCGCTGGAGGACCGAGGGGCGATCGTGTTTCAGGTAATGATCAGCACGATGGTTCAGCAGACGGCCAGAGAGAGATCATCATCGTTTTAATTGCGCTAGGAGTGGTGCTTCTGACTATGGTCATTTGCTTGATAATCAGAACAAGAAGACGAGCGAAGGTCCAACACGACTTCAATGTGCTCGGGAAGGAAAATGTTAATGACTCGATTCAGAATGTCGTTCTTGGAACTGAGAAAAAGGAAGCGCAATTAAGTCGCAAAGGGACGGGCTCGAGCTGTAACAGCCCTGCCCCTAATCCTGCCAAAGGTTCGACTGCCTTGGAACTGGTTCTGTTAAGCAATGAGAAGGGCGCCTTCGGGATGGGAGATTTGATGAGAGCGGCGGCCGAAGTGTTGGGGAACGGAGGGTTCGGATCATCATACAAGGCCGTGATGGCTAACGGGGTCACGGTCGTGGTGAAGAGAATAAGAGAAACGGCAGGCGGCGGGAAGAGTATGGACGAGTTTGATGCAGAGATGAGGAAGCTAGGAAGGCTAAAGCACCCCAACATTTTGACCCCTTTGGCTTACCATTACCGGAAGGATGAGAAGCTATTGGTTTGTGAATATGTTCCCAAAGGAAGTCTGCTCTATCTTTTACATG GTGATCGTGGACCTTCTCACGGAGATCTGAATTGGCCGGTGCGCCTAAAGATCATCAAAGGAATAGCCAAAGGGATTGGCTTTCTGCACGATGAACTTAGTACTTCCGGCTTGCCGCATGGTAACCTTAAATCAAGCAATATTCTTCTAAATTCGGAATATGAGCCGCTACTGGCAGACTACGGGTTCAGCTCATTACTTGGCACATCCCATGTCTCACATGCCCTATTCGCGTTCAAGGCACCTGAAGCTGCGCAGTTCGGTGGAATATCGCCTAAATGTGACGTTTACTGTCTTGGAGTGGTAATCCTTGAGATGCTCACTGGGAAATTCCCTTCCCAGTACCTCACTAATGGGAAAGGTGGAACCGATGTCATCGAATGGGTGAGATCAGCGATTTCCGACGGCAGAGAAGCCAAACTGTTCGATCCCGAGATTGTAAACTCAACCAATTCGTTCCCCGAGATGGAAAAGCTTCTCCATATTGGCAAAGCTTGCACAGAAACTAATCCAGAGCAGAGATTAGACATGAGAGAAGCCATTAGGAGAATTGAGGAGATACAGATGGAGGAAGGTGCGGAGTCCAGGACGATAGACGTCCCGCCACCGGTCCATGTCTTAAGTTAA